The Thunnus albacares chromosome 11, fThuAlb1.1, whole genome shotgun sequence genome contains a region encoding:
- the nostrin gene encoding nostrin — protein sequence MKDPISTCSYNQLYQNVKRFSKAGESFCKELMTVFQQRAEMEHAYAKGLQKLAGKLIRASKEMSNNSTYSAWCHVSDEMYSRADAHRSLGNAFQQEAVLEIRQVLDEHNKRKRPLDSAIEKTGKLVTANWSEQLKIKKKLSGLTREHEALFNFVESNKHICTEKEKQKMLNRLTKSAEIQARVDEEYFNINMEGHQMRLKWENTLKNCYQIIQELEKQRIEVLCNILMRYNLHMSSIGQTLKHGQRQIEQLVQRVDMDKDIQTMVEENSVTAEDKAEFLMADYFEENSKSLMAKDRRKEAIKIKLQRLEDGITKTKKDCEGIEKLMKTYSENPSFSNQKNLEETEQQLDESALKQDLLEATHYKLSVTLSELEGKPKSLHRFSNSIVKWKDKDCEHSVVQLTRPVKLKKTPFRSRQSLRASIIYKGPVQAVTQQSVEPSQSAADLVSSTASTHESEAGECGGTVNGALPHTDDNREQGQTIPEYCSIGRCKALYNFTPDQDDELTLREGDLLDIYTKEESGWWFGVLNGRTGLFPSTYVEELPVLNSIKSSDA from the exons ATGAAGGACCCTATCAGCACCTGCTCC TATAACCAACTGTATCAAAATGTGAAACGCTTTTCAAAAGCTGGGGAGTCTTTCTGCAAAGAACTTATGACAGTTTTTCAGCAAAG GGCTGAGATGGAACATGCTTACGCCAAAGGACTACAAAAACTTGCCGGCAAACTCATCAGGGCATCCAAAGAAATGTCAAACAA TTCTACCTACAGTGCCTGGTGTCATGTGTCAGATGAGATGTACTCAAGAGCAGACGCTCACAG ATCACTGGGAaatgcatttcagcaagaagcAGTTCTGGAAATACGCCAAGTCCTGGACGAGCATAATAAGAGAAAGAGGCCT CTTGACAGCGCCATTGAAAAAACTGGAAAACTTGTGACTGCTAACTGGAGCGAGCAACTCAAG attaaaaagaaattGAGTGGATTAACACGAGAGCACGAGGCTCTATTCAACTTTGTCGAGAGCAACAAACACATttgcacagagaaagaaaaacaaaag ATGCTTAACAGGCTGACTAAGTCAGCAGAGATACAGGCGCGGGTGGATGAGGAGTACTTTAACATCAACATGGAGGGTCATCAGATGAGACTCAAGTgggaaaacacactgaaaaactgcTACCAG ATCATACAGGAGCTGGAGAAACAGCGAATTGAAGTTCTTTGCAACATTCTGATGAGATACAATCTCCATATGTCGAGTATTGGGCAGACACTCAAACAC GGCCAAAGACAGATAGAACAGTTGGTCCAAAGGGTGGACATGGATAAAGACATACAAACCATGGTGGAGGAAAACAGCGTCACAGCTGAAGATAAAGCAGAGTTTTTGATGGCGGATTATTTT GAGGAGAACAGCAAATCACTGATGGCCAAAGACCGAAGAAAAGAGGCCATCAAAATCAAGCTCCAGCGCCTGGAGGACggcatcacaaaaacaaagaaagactGTGAAG GAATtgaaaaactgatgaaaacatactCTGAAAATCCATCCTTTTCAAACCAGAAGAACCTTGAGGAAACTGAACAGCAGCTTGATGAG AGTGCTCTAAAACAGGATCTGCTTGAGGCCACTCACTACAAACTCTCAGTAACGCTGTCTGAATTAGAAGGGAAACCCAAGTCCTTACACCGATTTAGTAACAGCATTGTCAAATGGAAAGATAAG GACTGTGAGCACAGTGTGGTTCAACTGACTCGTCCGGTCAAACTCAAGAAGACACCATTCAGATCCAGACAATCACTGAGAGCCTCCATCATTTACAAAGGACCTGTTCAGGCTGTGACACAACAATCTGTGGAGCCTTCGCAAAGTGCCGCTGACCTGGTCTCTTCCACAGCGTCAACACATGAATCTGAAGCTGGTGAGTGTGGCGGCACAGTTAATGGAGCCCTGCCTCACACAGATGACAACAGAGAACAAG GTCAAACAATACCAGAATACTGCAGTATAGGAAGATGCAAAGCCCTCTACAATTTCACACCTGACCAGGATGATGAATTAACTTTGAGAGAAG GAGATCTTCTAGATATTTACACAAAGGAAGAGAGTGGTTGGTGGTTTGGAGTACTTAACGGGCGGACTGGCCTTTTCCCATCAACATATGTTGAGGAGCTGCCTGTGTTAAACAGCATCAAATCATCTGACGCCTGA